One stretch of Acholeplasma laidlawii PG-8A DNA includes these proteins:
- a CDS encoding pyridoxal phosphate-dependent aminotransferase, with translation MSKIDILKIAKSAQIAKSKNEHVIDATIGMFYNDDSKLIIPAVEKAYYDLDLLDAFKYGATDGGPMFVENVIDWVLDDKRKSVEEKFLIGALSTPGGSGAISLIFNTYGHVGDKVLVPNLRWRYEYFLNAAKLKVHEHNMFKGDGFDLEDFKTQLNYLTSIQKRVIVVINDPCHNPTGFSLSDKEWQSIIEILNSFDKNELILVYDIAYFDYDPKGFKNARNNFLAFKQLKPHVQVLTAFSASKSFAMYGVRLGGLLGLFHTKEQQAFFKVHVLEDALGKWSTAPSVGVGIFNKLATKKDEYVQYLITLTSTLKQRGEIFIKEALENNLDIYPYRGGFFVLVKSNNPEKDYEKLIDDNIYLIPMEKGLRVALCGITTKEVIGLAKRIKNVVGA, from the coding sequence ATGTCTAAAATTGATATATTAAAAATTGCTAAATCAGCACAAATAGCAAAGTCTAAAAATGAGCATGTCATTGATGCTACAATCGGCATGTTTTATAATGATGACTCTAAACTCATCATACCAGCAGTAGAAAAAGCATATTATGATCTAGATTTACTAGATGCATTTAAATATGGTGCTACCGATGGTGGGCCTATGTTTGTAGAAAACGTCATAGATTGGGTATTAGATGATAAAAGAAAATCAGTGGAAGAAAAGTTTTTAATAGGAGCACTATCTACACCGGGTGGTAGTGGTGCAATTTCACTTATTTTTAATACCTATGGTCATGTCGGTGATAAAGTCTTAGTACCGAATTTAAGATGGCGTTATGAATACTTTTTGAATGCAGCTAAGCTTAAAGTGCATGAGCATAATATGTTTAAGGGTGACGGATTTGATTTGGAAGATTTTAAAACACAATTAAACTATTTAACCAGTATTCAAAAGCGTGTGATTGTTGTTATTAACGATCCATGTCATAATCCAACAGGTTTTAGCTTATCAGATAAAGAGTGGCAAAGTATCATTGAAATACTAAATAGTTTTGATAAGAATGAACTTATTTTAGTCTACGATATAGCCTACTTTGATTATGATCCTAAAGGTTTTAAAAATGCTAGAAATAACTTCTTAGCATTTAAACAACTGAAACCACACGTTCAAGTATTAACCGCCTTTAGTGCATCTAAATCATTTGCAATGTATGGCGTAAGACTAGGTGGTTTATTAGGTTTATTTCATACAAAGGAACAACAAGCATTCTTTAAAGTTCACGTTCTTGAAGATGCACTTGGTAAATGGTCAACAGCACCATCTGTAGGTGTAGGTATCTTTAATAAACTTGCTACTAAAAAAGATGAATATGTTCAGTACTTAATTACACTCACATCAACACTTAAACAAAGAGGTGAGATATTCATTAAAGAAGCCTTAGAAAATAATTTAGATATCTATCCTTATAGAGGCGGATTCTTTGTTTTAGTAAAATCAAATAATCCAGAAAAAGATTATGAAAAACTAATAGATGATAACATCTACCTTATTCCTATGGAAAAAGGGCTTAGAGTGGCGCTTTGCGGGATAACTACTAAAGAAGTTATAGGTCTTGCAAAACGTATTAAAAATGTTGTAGGAGCGTAA
- a CDS encoding sugar O-acetyltransferase, whose translation MSQLKRMLSGELYMAEGEELGKIRDNMLDKLYQYNHAHYNNHKLRDELIKEILGGYKDKLKITPPVYFDYGKHTFVGKNFYANFDCIFLDVNTITIGDNVMFGPRVGLYTAGHPIDKDVRITGLEYGLPITIGNNVWIGGNVVVMPGVHIGDNTIIGSGSVVTKDIPSDVIAAGNPCKVIRKITTEDKIYWEGKKKIYEESF comes from the coding sequence ATGAGCCAATTAAAACGTATGCTAAGTGGTGAACTCTATATGGCTGAAGGCGAAGAGTTAGGCAAAATAAGAGATAATATGCTTGATAAACTTTATCAGTATAACCATGCACACTATAACAATCACAAACTAAGAGATGAACTTATTAAAGAGATTCTTGGCGGTTATAAAGATAAATTAAAAATTACACCACCGGTTTATTTTGATTATGGTAAACATACTTTTGTAGGAAAGAATTTCTATGCTAATTTTGATTGTATTTTCTTAGATGTAAATACAATCACCATTGGAGACAATGTCATGTTTGGTCCACGTGTTGGATTATATACTGCAGGACATCCAATTGATAAAGATGTAAGAATTACAGGTTTAGAATATGGTCTACCAATCACCATCGGTAACAACGTATGGATTGGTGGTAATGTAGTTGTAATGCCTGGTGTACATATTGGAGATAATACCATCATTGGAAGTGGTAGTGTTGTAACTAAAGATATACCAAGTGATGTGATTGCTGCTGGAAACCCATGTAAAGTTATAAGAAAAATCACAACAGAAGATAAGATCTATTGGGAAGGTAAGAAGAAAATATATGAAGAAAGTTTTTAA
- the cls gene encoding cardiolipin synthase, whose protein sequence is MRRFINLLTNRLTIIGLILLLQIGILWWFVYEFAATWYYLHLVSMILGVILSLYIITTDENPMFKLMWVVFMIVLPVFGVLFYLYAKTERLSISSSSTMRRMQKVRENEMRKIKSVFDPKYLKQQKYLTNLNFPSFKNTSSIFLGSGEEKQTELLRELKKAKHFIFMEYFIITISKMWDEILQVLIEKQKQGVEIRIMYDDFGSATKLPFYYHKKLTKMGIKVVRFNPMKLHVNFAMNFRDHRKIVVIDNRVAFTGGFNIGDEYTNKKKVFGHWNDAGIMIEGEAVWSMTMLFLENWSFSKKDDTTDFSKYNIKYPPIINDAIYIPFGDIPVDNNLTAKNIYLHLINDAQQTIYITAPYLILDNEIATALKLAAQSGVDVHIIMPSIPDKRFVYMVSKSYAEELVHSGVKIYRYKPGFIHSKMIICDKEAAMIGSSNLDFRSLYMHLENNLWLNDIKTISNMVNYYEYTLKESERITIKDFTKRNIIYRVVQAVLKGFSPLL, encoded by the coding sequence ATGAGAAGGTTTATAAATTTACTAACGAATAGACTTACAATCATTGGACTAATTTTGTTACTTCAAATTGGTATTTTATGGTGGTTTGTCTATGAGTTTGCAGCAACCTGGTATTACCTTCATCTTGTATCTATGATACTTGGTGTGATATTAAGTTTATATATTATTACAACCGATGAAAATCCGATGTTTAAATTGATGTGGGTGGTATTTATGATTGTGCTACCTGTGTTTGGTGTACTCTTTTACTTATACGCCAAAACAGAAAGACTATCTATCTCTTCTTCATCAACCATGAGGCGGATGCAAAAGGTAAGAGAAAATGAGATGCGAAAAATTAAATCCGTTTTTGACCCTAAGTACTTAAAACAACAAAAATACCTAACCAATTTAAATTTCCCATCTTTTAAAAACACATCTTCCATTTTTTTAGGTAGTGGTGAAGAAAAACAAACTGAACTTTTAAGAGAACTTAAAAAAGCAAAACACTTCATCTTCATGGAATACTTTATTATCACGATTTCTAAGATGTGGGATGAAATATTACAGGTTCTTATAGAAAAACAAAAACAAGGTGTGGAAATCAGAATCATGTATGATGATTTTGGTTCTGCAACCAAACTTCCATTTTATTATCATAAAAAGTTAACTAAAATGGGAATTAAAGTTGTTCGTTTTAACCCGATGAAACTACACGTGAACTTTGCTATGAATTTTAGAGATCATAGAAAAATTGTAGTTATAGATAATAGAGTAGCCTTTACTGGTGGATTTAATATAGGAGATGAATATACAAATAAGAAAAAAGTATTTGGTCACTGGAATGATGCTGGTATCATGATTGAAGGTGAAGCTGTTTGGAGTATGACAATGCTCTTTTTAGAAAACTGGTCGTTTTCTAAAAAAGATGATACAACTGATTTTTCAAAATATAACATCAAATATCCACCAATTATAAATGATGCAATCTATATTCCGTTTGGAGATATCCCGGTAGATAATAATCTAACAGCTAAAAATATATATCTACACTTAATTAATGATGCACAGCAGACAATTTATATTACTGCACCGTACTTAATTTTAGATAATGAAATCGCAACCGCACTTAAACTAGCCGCTCAAAGTGGTGTCGATGTACACATCATTATGCCAAGTATACCGGATAAGAGATTTGTATATATGGTGTCAAAATCATATGCGGAAGAACTTGTTCATAGCGGAGTTAAAATTTATAGATATAAACCAGGGTTTATCCACTCTAAGATGATTATTTGTGATAAAGAAGCAGCGATGATTGGATCAAGTAATTTAGACTTTAGAAGCTTATACATGCACTTAGAAAACAACTTATGGTTGAATGATATAAAAACTATTTCTAATATGGTTAATTATTATGAATACACACTCAAAGAAAGTGAACGTATTACAATCAAAGACTTCACTAAGAGAAATATTATCTATAGAGTAGTACAGGCAGTATTAAAGGGTTTCTCGCCATTATTATAA
- a CDS encoding ATP-binding protein → MKKAIILVGVPGSGKSTYAKKLEYMHFSSDMIRLELFGTLRKHHSQKDDETVFNLLHDRVFSYDDSLIFDATNISRALRTSLYEKFKARGYTVEIHMVLEPLMFAKYQNEKRSFEKVVPFHIIEHMYKFMAPPRVGVDCDNYKIISQSTFLNSNTEYNDFINSALKDGIYETVRRYISAAYMPEFERLNENHETPYHLEDIDTHIDMCIKNSHDPVMHIVSALHDLGKSQAKYNGHYKGHETISSIYALRFFDEVKNKPKDIIPRDIIETVLQHMTAHHGISLSVIEKNKLEPHVVGYIEQFNEIDEVSRITNMPRNEKIHSNK, encoded by the coding sequence GCAAAAAAACTTGAATACATGCATTTTTCATCAGATATGATTCGTTTAGAGCTATTTGGTACTTTAAGAAAGCACCATAGCCAAAAAGATGATGAGACGGTGTTTAATTTATTACACGATCGTGTCTTTTCTTATGATGACTCCTTAATTTTTGATGCAACCAATATTTCAAGAGCCCTTCGTACATCGCTTTATGAAAAATTCAAGGCACGTGGATATACTGTAGAAATTCATATGGTCCTAGAACCACTTATGTTTGCAAAATATCAAAATGAGAAGCGTTCTTTTGAAAAGGTAGTACCTTTTCATATTATTGAGCACATGTATAAATTTATGGCACCACCTAGAGTTGGAGTAGATTGTGATAACTATAAGATTATTAGTCAGTCTACATTCTTAAATTCCAATACGGAATATAATGACTTTATTAATAGTGCTTTAAAAGATGGAATCTATGAGACTGTTAGAAGATACATTTCCGCTGCATATATGCCAGAGTTTGAACGTTTAAACGAGAATCATGAAACTCCTTATCATTTAGAAGATATTGACACACATATCGATATGTGTATTAAAAATTCACATGATCCAGTTATGCACATTGTTTCCGCATTACATGATCTTGGTAAATCTCAAGCTAAGTACAATGGACACTACAAAGGTCATGAAACAATTTCTAGTATCTATGCATTACGATTCTTCGATGAAGTTAAAAACAAACCAAAAGATATAATCCCAAGAGATATTATAGAAACTGTGCTTCAACATATGACAGCTCACCACGGTATATCACTAAGTGTTATTGAAAAAAACAAATTAGAACCGCATGTAGTAGGTTACATTGAACAATTCAATGAAATTGATGAAGTAAGTCGTATTACAAATATGCCAAGAAATGAAAAAATACATAGTAATAAATAG